The Thermomonospora curvata DSM 43183 DNA segment CTACCGGGGCGTCCGGGAGATCGGCGGGCTGTCGGCCGAAGGGCTGCGCGGCCAGGTGATCGCGCTGCCCGCCCCGGGGGCGCTGCTGGACTCGGCCGGGCAGCTGTGCGGCCACTGGTTCCAGGTGTACGGGGACAAGGACCAGACGGTGTTCCCCATCGGGTTCGATCAGATCACCTGGTACGGCCCGCACCCGCCCGAAGGGGAGCAGCTGAAGGTCACCGTCTGGAGGAGGTCGGTCACCGACAGCGCCGTCCGCTGCGACGCCGAGCTGGTCCGCGCCGACGGCACGGTGTGGGCCCGCATCGCGGGCTGGACGGCCCACCGGTTCTACACCGACGAGCAGGTCTGGCGGATGAGGTTCACCCCTGAGCTGTCGGGTGTCGGCGAGCCGCAGCCCGGCGGCTGGTGCCTGGCCCGCCGGCACTGGGACTCCCGGCCCTCGCGGGATCTGCTGATGCGGCAGTACCTGGGCGCCGCCGAACGCGCCGACTATGAGCGGCTCCCCGAACGCGCCCGGGACTCGTGGCTGCTGGGCCGGATCGCCGTCAAGGACGCCGTCCGGCACTGGCTGTGGGAGCAGGGGCACGGCCCGCTGTTCCCGGCCGAGCTGACCGTCCGCAACGACGCCACCGGCCGCCCGCAGGTCACCGGCCCCTTCGAGGCGCCGCTGTCGGTGTCGATCGCCCACACCGCCGAGCTGGGCGTCGCCTTGGTCCGCCCCGCCCCGCAGCCGTCCGGGATCGACCTGGAGGCGCTCACCGCCGAGGCCGGGGCGCTGGAGTCGACGGTGCTGACCGCCTCCGAGCGGACGCTGCTGGAGCACCAGGCCGACCGGCTCGCCGCCGCGACCCGGCTGTGGACCGCCAAGCAGGCCGCCGTCAAGGCCCTCGGCACCGGCCCGGATGAGGTGACCGTCACCGCAGCCGACGGCGACCGGCTGCAGGTGACCTGCGGCGACACCGTGCTGACCGTGCAGTCCCGCCTGGTGGACGGGCACGTCGTCACCTGGACCGCCGCGGCGGAACTGGGGCGGAACTCGGGATAGGCGAAGCGGAAGATCCCCAGGTCACAGGCGGGGCGGCGGACGAGTCGGCCTGTAGGCCGGGTTCTGTACCCGCCGGAGTCGGCGGGCGGCGGTCATCCATCTCGGACTGCCGTTGCCGACAGCCTCTAGCGGTCTACCCGCAGGCTCGGACGGGCCGCCCTCAGGCGCCTGCGCGGGAAGCCGGGGCTTCCCTTCTTGACCTTGCTCCGGGTGGGGTTTACCTAGCCGCCCAGGTCACCCTGGGCGCTGGTGAGCTCTTACCTCACCGTTTCACCCTTACCACCGCGCGCGGCGATGGCGGTCTGTTTTCTGTGGCACTTTCCCGCGGGTCACCCCGGGTCGGTGTTACCGACCACCCTGCCCTGTGGAGCCCGGACCTTCCTCGGCGGGGACCTGCAGGCCCCCGACGCGACCGCCCGGCCGGCTCGTCCGCCGTACTCTCCAGGTTACGCCGTGCGGGGCCGGCTCCGCATATCGGAAGATCGATGCACGGAGCCGGTCGCGCCTCCACCGGCATCGGCCCGTGTCCCAAGTCGGACGCGCCTTGAGCGGCTGCTTCGGTGAGCGTCACGCCGGCGTCCGGGATCTTTGAGGCGGCGCGGCCGCAGCCACGTCGCGCCGGACGAGGGCGTGCGGCGCTTCAGCCGCCGAGTGCCGCCTTCGGCTCGCCCGGTGCGGGCAGCGGCCGGGCGAGCTGGGGGAACGGCTGGTGGATCCCGTGGGCGGCGAACGTCTGCGACCAGGCGGCCACGGCGTCCCCCAGCAGCTCCGGAGAGGCGACGCCGACGCGGGCCGAGGGGGACAGGGTGAACTTCTCGCCCTCGACGTCGGCGAGCGTGCGGTCCTCGGTGATGCGGAACGCGGTCACCGCGTCGCCGTCCTCGCTCACCCACACCAGGCTTCGGGCGAGCCGGCACATCAGCGGATGACCGAGGATGAAGTCGCCGAACTGGTCGGCCGTCCACCGCCGCCCGGACGCCATGGCCGTCTCCAGCCGCCGGATCTGGTCGGCGACGGCCGCGCGCGCCTCTTTCCGGAAGGCGGTGAACCTCTGGTGGGCGGCGGGCGCCAGCAGCAGGTCGTCCTTGGCGCCGGGGCTGGGAGGGGTCTTGCGCGTCCTTCCCTTCTGGTCGGTCACGACCGGCTTGAAACGCTCGTCGAGATCGACCGTGAAGCGTCGCGGCCCATAGTCCAGCACCAGACCGCCATCGACCGCCAACCCCAGGTCGGGGACGGTCCGGTCGGCCAGCTGCTCGGCGGACAGCCCCCTGCGGCCGGCGATCCGGCGCATTCCCCTTTGCGCCTCCTGCCGCAGCTTCTTGGACGTGGCCTTGCGGGGAACGTCGTGCAGGTGCTTCAGGGCCGCATCGGAGCCGATGTCGGCGAGCACGCCCAGCGCTTTGGCCGCGTCCTTGTGCCTGCCCTCCTCGGCCCACAGCGGGATGAGCGCCGCCAGCTGCTCCACGGTCTCCTCGTTGCCGGTCCAGGCCAGCTGCGTCAGGGCCCAGTCGTCTTGGGCCGGTGCGCCGCCTTCCCGCCACTGCCGCAGCAGCGCCCAGCCGAACCTCGCCAGCGACCGCGGGTCACAGGCCCGCCTGATCTCCCGCACCCCGTGGGGGAACGGCAGCGCCAGCAGGGCGACCAGCCGCTCGGCCGCTGCTGCGGGCAGGGCCAGCCGCCGGTCGCGCAGCAGCACCTGGGGGAGGGACGCCGGGTCCAGCCAGTCGCCAATCTTCGGCGTCGGGCACAGGCCGGTCTCCACCGGGTGCGCGCTCAGCAACGCCTCCAGCGCGTCGGCGGCCCGCCGGCCGTGAACCGCCTGCGCGGCCCGGACGATCTCCTCCAGGTCGTGCCGGAGCAGCAGGTACCGCAGTGCCCATTCGGCCGGACGCCGTTCGGCGGTTTTGCCGAGCGCCGCGGGAGCCAGCAGCGGCGCCGCCGCCGGGCCGTGCCGGTCCAGCCACCGGCGGGCCGTGTCGGCGCGGTCGCCGCCGCGGGTCAGCCAGCCGGCGGCCATGAGCGCCACATCGGCGTGCCAGAAGGGCAGCAGCGCCGTCCCGCAGTGCGCGGGATCCGCCTCGGCCATCTCCACCGCCACCGGCAGCGCCCGCAGCCCGTGGCGGGCGACGAGCGGTTTGAGCCAGGGGACCTCCTCCCGCGCCCGGCGGTCCCGCTCTTCGTCCGGCGGCCAGGCCAGTTCCTCGGGCCCGTACACCACGAGCTGGGCGATGCTGATCGACGGGGTGCCGGACCGGAACTCCCCGATGAGCGCCTTCCAGTCCGCATCCGGCGGCACGGGGAGCAGGCCCGGAACGTCCTCCAGCCACTGCCGCCGCTCGCCCGCACCCCACGCGACGCGCGGCGCGGGCGCCTGCAGCTCTTCCAGGACGGGCCGGGACCGCGGGCCGGCGGGCCCGGCCAGGACCGCGGGCACCGCCTCCGCCGGCGCCTCCGGGACCCGGGCGAGGGACGCCATCGCCGACTCCGCCGCCGTGCGCGTCCCGGGCGGGAGCCTGCGGAGCGCGGCCGCGGCCAGTTCGGCGTCGGCCGACAGGTGATCGGCCAGCAGCAGGGCGGCGTCGAAGGAGACCGGGGCGGCCTCGGCCAGCAACCGCAGCGCCCGGACGGGGAAGCGCCGCGCCATCGCCTGCAGCACCGGCCGGACGCCCCGGCGGTCGAGCCGGCCCAGCAGCCCCTTGAACGCCTCGTCCGTGGGCAGCTCGGCGATCAGGCCGAGGACGTACTGGCGCTTTTCTTCGCCCAGATCGCCCCGGTCGAGCACGTCCAAGAGCAGGGGAAGGGCGGCCGGGCCCATGCCTTCAAGCAGCGTGGGGAGCACGCTGTAAATGGAGACGCGCCCGGCGTCGAAACCCACCCTGTTGTGGAGGGTGAGATATTGCTTCCTGGTGCGCAGCGAGTAATACAGCAAGTGGGAGACGTTCGGCCCCATGGACCGGTCGGCGCAGCACTCCTCCACCCAGTCCTGCCGGGTGGGCACCAGGTAGGACACCAGCCCTCGCTGCGTCGCGGAGCGCCGGTGGCCGGCCAGGGCCGCTTCGGCCTCCGGGTAGACGCCGTCCGCGGCGGATGCCAGCAGGCTGCGGGCGCGGCGCAGGGTGACGGGACAGTGCTGGTGGATGTCCCCCTTCGGCTCGACCAGGACATGCGGCTTTTCATCCCAGCCGCCTCTCCAGTGGACGGCGTAGAGCCCGCTCAGCTCCACCACCGCGCAGGCGGCGAAACCGAGCCCGTGCGTGACGACCCAGGAGTCGAAGAAGGCCTGGCTCTCCTCCATCTTCCGCATCACGGACCGCTGCGTGATGACGGCCGCGATCGCCGCCGCGCCCAGCGGGTCGGGATCGCCGTCCAGATGCCGCCCGACGGCCGCGACGAGCTCAGGATCGCAGTCGCCCCCCGTCACCAGCAGGTCGATCAGTTCGGCGTGCTCCTCGATGAGCGCACGCACGGTGCCGGCCGCCTGCGGATCGGGGTGAATGGGGGGCGCCGGCGTGCCGTCGCGCCTGGGATGCAACTGGGAGCGCCAGGACGCCGGGATCTCGAAGGTGTGCTCATCGGGCAGAGGGCGGTTGTTCACGCCCGCGCACACTAGTCGGCCCGGGTGACATCCGGCCCGCCCGTCCGGGAAGGGACCGGCGGCCCCTTCCCGGACGGTCAGGTGTCACGGCAGGCGGGCCAGGGACTGCTCGATGCGCTCCTGCGGCAGGTCGAAGTCCTCCATCTCGCCGGACAGGTAGCGCTCGTACGAGCTCATGTCGAAGTGGCCGTGGCCGGACAGGGCGGTCAAGATGACCTTCTCCTCGCCGGTCTCGGCGCAGCGGCGGGCCTCCTCGATGGCCCCGGCCAGGGCGTGGGTGCCCTCGGGGGCCGGGACGATGCCTTCTGCGCGGGCGAACAGGATGCCCGCCTCGAAGCACTCGCGCTGCCGCTTGGCCACGGCCTCGAACAGGCCCAGCTCGTAGATGTGCGACAGCAGCGGCGCCATGCCGTGGTAGCGCAGCCCGCCGGCGTGGATGGGGTCGGGGACGAAGTCGTGCCCGAGGGTGTGCATCTTCATCAGCGGGGTGAGCCCGGCGGTGTCGCCGAAGTCGTACTCATAGCGGCCCCGGGTCAGCGACGGGCAGGCCGCCGGCTCCACCGCGCGCAGCACCGGGTCGATCCGCCCGGCCAGCTTCTCGCGCAGGAACGGGAAGATCAGCCCGGCGAAGTTGGAGCCGCCGCCGGTGCAGCCGACGATCACATCCGGGGTCTCGCCGACCGAGGCCAGCTGCTCCAGCGCCTCCTCGCCGATCACCGTCTGGTGCAGCAGCACGTGGTTGAGCACGCTGCCCAGGGCGTAGCGGGTGTCGTCGGCGCCGGCGGCGACCTCCACGGCCTCGCTGATGGCGATGCCCAGCGAGCCGGGGGAGTCGGCGTCCTCGGCCAGGATCTTGGCGCCCGCCGTGGTCAGCGGCGAGGGACTGGCGTGCACCCGGGCGCCGTAGGTCTCCATCATCAGCCGCCGGTAGGGCTTTTGGTCATAGGAGGCGCGGACCATCCACACCTCGCACTCCAGCCCGTACATCGAGCAGGCGAACGCCAGCGAGCTGCCCCACTGCCCGGCCCCGGTCTCGGTGGTCAGCCGCCGGATGCCGTGCTTGGCGTTGTAGAACGCCTGCGGGACGGCGGTGTTGGGCTTGTGCGAGCCGGACGGGGAGACGCCCTCGTACTTGTAGTAGATCCGCGCCGGGGTGCCCAGCGCCTTCTCCAGCCGCCGGGCCCGGTACAGCGGGGTCGGCCGCCACAGCCGGTAGACCTCCCGGACCTCCTCGGGGATGTCCAGGTAGCGCTCCAGGCTGACCTCCTGCTCGATGAGGTCGATGGGGAACAGCGGCGCCAGGTCCTCCGGCCCCACCGGCTCCCGCGTCCCCGGGTGCAGCGGCGGGGGCGGCGGCGCCGGCAGGTCGGCGACCACGTTGTACCACCGGCGCGGGATGCGCGACTCGTCCAGCAGGATCTTGGTCGACCCCGTTTCGTCGGCCACGGGCCCTCCATAACGTCGTGACATGCGTCCGAACGCACCTTAATGCCCAGGTCGCGCACCGTCACCGACGACTCTCCAGGGCCTTTGGACACAGACCGAAGCGGGTGGGGCGGCAACCCGGGAGAGCGCGAAATCCGGCGACCACCGGACGGTCGCGGTGCCCGACGGGGTTGGTGCCGGCGTGCCGTCGCCGGTGGTTCTTCGGGTCTGTCGGGATGTGAGCCGGAGTGGGTCAGGCGGCGGCCAGGAGGGCGCGGAAGTCGGCGACCGCCGGGTGGTCGCGGTGCTCGGCCGGGACGGCGCGCAGGATCATCCGGCCCGTCTCGGTGATCATTCGGCTGTGGCGGGCGGCGGGCATGGTGTCGAAGATCGTCGCCGCGTGCCGTGCGCCCGCCTCGAAGCCGCCCTGGGCGACCGTGCACAGCGCCTCGTGCAGCCGGACGTTGACGTCGTACTGGTAGTCGCCCTTGAACGCCAGCACCCGCTCCCGGGCCTCGTCCGCCTCGGCCTCGTTCCCGGCGGCGGCGTGGACCCAGCTTTCGGCGAAGTGCACCTGATCTTCCCGCCACAGGTTGGGGATCGGGCCGGACGAGGAGGTGTGCGGTGTGCTGCCGGCGAGGACCAGCAGCTCTCGTTTCGCCTCCGCGTGCCTGCCGAGCAGACTGAACGCCTTCGCCCGGGTGCCGGCCAGGGAGGCGACCCCGGCGAACGGCCGGCCTGCGGCGAGCCGCCGTGC contains these protein-coding regions:
- a CDS encoding DUF4132 domain-containing protein; the protein is MNNRPLPDEHTFEIPASWRSQLHPRRDGTPAPPIHPDPQAAGTVRALIEEHAELIDLLVTGGDCDPELVAAVGRHLDGDPDPLGAAAIAAVITQRSVMRKMEESQAFFDSWVVTHGLGFAACAVVELSGLYAVHWRGGWDEKPHVLVEPKGDIHQHCPVTLRRARSLLASAADGVYPEAEAALAGHRRSATQRGLVSYLVPTRQDWVEECCADRSMGPNVSHLLYYSLRTRKQYLTLHNRVGFDAGRVSIYSVLPTLLEGMGPAALPLLLDVLDRGDLGEEKRQYVLGLIAELPTDEAFKGLLGRLDRRGVRPVLQAMARRFPVRALRLLAEAAPVSFDAALLLADHLSADAELAAAALRRLPPGTRTAAESAMASLARVPEAPAEAVPAVLAGPAGPRSRPVLEELQAPAPRVAWGAGERRQWLEDVPGLLPVPPDADWKALIGEFRSGTPSISIAQLVVYGPEELAWPPDEERDRRAREEVPWLKPLVARHGLRALPVAVEMAEADPAHCGTALLPFWHADVALMAAGWLTRGGDRADTARRWLDRHGPAAAPLLAPAALGKTAERRPAEWALRYLLLRHDLEEIVRAAQAVHGRRAADALEALLSAHPVETGLCPTPKIGDWLDPASLPQVLLRDRRLALPAAAAERLVALLALPFPHGVREIRRACDPRSLARFGWALLRQWREGGAPAQDDWALTQLAWTGNEETVEQLAALIPLWAEEGRHKDAAKALGVLADIGSDAALKHLHDVPRKATSKKLRQEAQRGMRRIAGRRGLSAEQLADRTVPDLGLAVDGGLVLDYGPRRFTVDLDERFKPVVTDQKGRTRKTPPSPGAKDDLLLAPAAHQRFTAFRKEARAAVADQIRRLETAMASGRRWTADQFGDFILGHPLMCRLARSLVWVSEDGDAVTAFRITEDRTLADVEGEKFTLSPSARVGVASPELLGDAVAAWSQTFAAHGIHQPFPQLARPLPAPGEPKAALGG
- a CDS encoding TrpB-like pyridoxal phosphate-dependent enzyme; the encoded protein is MADETGSTKILLDESRIPRRWYNVVADLPAPPPPPLHPGTREPVGPEDLAPLFPIDLIEQEVSLERYLDIPEEVREVYRLWRPTPLYRARRLEKALGTPARIYYKYEGVSPSGSHKPNTAVPQAFYNAKHGIRRLTTETGAGQWGSSLAFACSMYGLECEVWMVRASYDQKPYRRLMMETYGARVHASPSPLTTAGAKILAEDADSPGSLGIAISEAVEVAAGADDTRYALGSVLNHVLLHQTVIGEEALEQLASVGETPDVIVGCTGGGSNFAGLIFPFLREKLAGRIDPVLRAVEPAACPSLTRGRYEYDFGDTAGLTPLMKMHTLGHDFVPDPIHAGGLRYHGMAPLLSHIYELGLFEAVAKRQRECFEAGILFARAEGIVPAPEGTHALAGAIEEARRCAETGEEKVILTALSGHGHFDMSSYERYLSGEMEDFDLPQERIEQSLARLP